The following proteins are encoded in a genomic region of Chryseobacterium cucumeris:
- a CDS encoding FkbM family methyltransferase, whose protein sequence is MSLYQKIAEKLQYISPNFYKKRYFKTLNNLNKNNFSERNVEPELVWIKEYLSKNAVILDIGANVGTFLYQLEKTLNHDHIYGFEPNKKLCTRLKRLFPGMHIFPLALSDENRIAEFKVPIINGKTVASRGTLNTAYKEKGEEKSYTEKVKVIKLDEWAALEHFNRLDFIKIDVEGNEIKTLSGARETIRQFKPTLMVEMEQRHHETPIWNEISEVMSWGYDAKYLNRNSFTLEDLTEDIITQNTNDEKNKTQYINNIIFIPKNI, encoded by the coding sequence TAAATAATCTTAATAAAAACAACTTTTCGGAACGTAATGTAGAACCGGAACTGGTATGGATCAAAGAATACCTTTCTAAAAATGCTGTAATCCTTGATATTGGTGCGAATGTAGGAACTTTCCTTTATCAGTTGGAAAAAACGTTAAATCATGACCATATTTATGGTTTTGAGCCTAACAAAAAGCTTTGCACACGATTGAAAAGACTGTTTCCGGGCATGCATATCTTTCCTCTTGCTCTTTCTGACGAAAACAGAATTGCTGAGTTCAAAGTACCCATTATAAACGGAAAAACGGTTGCTTCCCGCGGTACTTTAAACACGGCTTACAAAGAAAAGGGAGAAGAGAAAAGTTATACAGAGAAAGTAAAAGTGATCAAGCTGGATGAATGGGCAGCACTTGAACATTTCAACAGACTTGATTTTATCAAAATAGACGTTGAAGGAAATGAAATAAAGACCCTTTCCGGTGCGAGAGAAACTATCAGACAGTTCAAACCAACCCTTATGGTTGAGATGGAACAAAGACACCATGAAACGCCTATCTGGAATGAGATATCCGAAGTGATGAGCTGGGGATATGACGCCAAATATCTGAACAGAAACAGTTTTACGCTGGAGGATCTTACAGAAGATATTATTACACAAAATACAAACGACGAAAAAAATAAAACTCAGTACATCAACAATATTATTTTTATACCTAAAAACATTTAA
- a CDS encoding lipopolysaccharide biosynthesis protein — protein sequence MSVVARQGFKYSIIGYIGFLLGTVSAIFIFPNDFEFYGKLRYSMQTAEMLVPFVVFGISYANVKFFNALQKEGKNQNMLSLSLVTVLINFLIFVTVFFILPYFYPKFVHSEAWKIKKIILPLILILSLCAIFNKYTSNYKRIVVSNIFDNLFPKIANLGAFCLFFYFSLSQNIALAFFFGIFALMLFGYIYYTNKLEKIKFDISTDYFKKNNFWKEFLNYSFFGFLGTFGNYLAINSFMIGEFMGMEENGIYSVLYALISLISIPQLGLFNISAPIISKNLADGDMVELDRFHKKTSLTLYFLGAVLFSCIMVGFPYLTQFMPKNGTMLREYEPVVWIWGSAVLIDLATGFNGNIISLSKYYRFNILVMLLLAGLTIGLNYYFIKNTPLKLIGIALSTAISLTIYNVVKIVFNYIVFKVSPLSIEMIFVSIICTLAITVAIVLPNFNSNLINLVYKPAVVLVLIYIGNYFTKIFPVEDYLNMKFIKSVFKIK from the coding sequence ATGAGTGTAGTAGCGAGACAAGGCTTCAAATATTCCATTATCGGTTATATTGGTTTTTTGCTGGGCACCGTTTCCGCAATATTCATATTTCCGAATGATTTTGAATTTTACGGAAAGCTGCGCTACAGTATGCAAACCGCTGAAATGCTCGTTCCTTTTGTTGTTTTTGGTATTTCTTATGCGAATGTAAAATTTTTTAACGCTTTACAGAAAGAAGGAAAAAACCAGAATATGCTTTCACTATCTCTTGTGACTGTCCTGATCAATTTTCTCATTTTTGTTACTGTATTTTTTATCCTCCCCTATTTTTATCCGAAATTTGTACATTCAGAAGCATGGAAAATTAAAAAAATTATTTTACCCTTAATTTTAATTTTGTCACTTTGTGCTATTTTCAATAAATACACTTCAAATTATAAAAGAATTGTCGTCTCGAATATCTTTGACAATCTTTTCCCTAAAATAGCAAATCTGGGGGCTTTCTGTCTTTTCTTCTATTTTTCTTTGTCTCAGAATATTGCACTGGCTTTTTTCTTCGGAATATTTGCGCTCATGCTGTTCGGGTATATTTATTATACCAATAAGCTGGAAAAAATAAAGTTCGACATCAGCACAGATTATTTCAAAAAAAATAATTTCTGGAAGGAATTCCTGAACTACAGTTTCTTTGGATTTCTGGGAACGTTTGGAAATTATCTGGCGATCAACAGTTTTATGATTGGAGAATTTATGGGAATGGAAGAAAACGGGATATATTCCGTTCTCTATGCTTTGATTTCTCTGATCTCTATCCCCCAACTGGGACTATTCAATATTTCGGCTCCGATTATCAGTAAAAATCTGGCAGACGGAGATATGGTAGAACTGGACAGGTTCCATAAGAAAACTTCTTTAACACTTTATTTCCTTGGTGCTGTGTTGTTCTCGTGTATTATGGTTGGATTCCCTTATCTGACGCAGTTCATGCCAAAGAACGGAACCATGCTCAGAGAGTACGAGCCGGTAGTATGGATCTGGGGCTCTGCCGTATTGATTGACCTTGCAACGGGATTTAATGGAAATATTATTTCACTCTCAAAATATTACAGATTCAATATTCTGGTCATGCTTTTACTGGCCGGATTAACGATCGGACTGAATTATTATTTTATTAAAAACACACCACTGAAACTGATCGGAATTGCTTTATCTACAGCTATTTCACTTACGATTTACAATGTGGTGAAAATTGTTTTCAATTATATTGTATTTAAAGTTTCGCCTTTAAGTATTGAAATGATTTTCGTGTCTATTATCTGTACTTTAGCCATTACAGTAGCCATTGTTCTTCCTAATTTCAACAGCAATCTGATTAATCTTGTTTACAAACCTGCAGTTGTTTTGGTACTGATCTATATCGGAAATTACTTCACAAAGATTTTCCCGGTTGAAGATTATCTGAATATGAAGTTTATCAAGAGTGTATTTAAGATAAAATAA
- a CDS encoding glycosyltransferase, with protein sequence MRFLIIIPAHNEENNLPFTLDSLQQQSSKDFKVVVVNDGSTDRTAEVIRKYTEADSRFETVNLQKSEHQPGSKVVHAFKNGLQTQAMDEFDIICKFDADIILPENYLSVVETAFATHPEFGLVGGLLYIEKDGNWVYEGNSNKHHVRGPMKAYRKECFIQMGGIRETLGWDNIDSILLDNLGWKEVVLPELHVKLIKVKGADYTIRPADYYGRYFYFLGLNRFLAYIASSKEAVKSKSASFFFDIIRSYESCRSKKLELKITKEEQKAVNNQRMKMLKKKWLKM encoded by the coding sequence GTGAGGTTTTTAATCATAATTCCTGCCCATAACGAAGAAAACAACCTTCCATTTACTCTTGATTCTTTACAACAGCAAAGCAGCAAAGATTTTAAAGTAGTGGTAGTGAATGACGGTTCTACAGACAGAACAGCTGAGGTGATCAGGAAATATACGGAAGCTGATTCCCGTTTTGAAACCGTCAACCTTCAGAAATCTGAACATCAGCCGGGATCAAAAGTGGTTCACGCTTTCAAAAACGGACTTCAGACCCAGGCTATGGATGAATTTGATATTATCTGTAAATTTGATGCCGATATCATTCTTCCGGAAAATTATCTGTCAGTAGTAGAAACAGCTTTTGCCACGCATCCGGAATTTGGATTGGTAGGAGGCCTTTTGTACATTGAAAAAGACGGAAACTGGGTATATGAGGGAAATTCCAATAAACATCATGTAAGAGGTCCTATGAAGGCCTACCGTAAAGAATGTTTTATTCAGATGGGCGGCATAAGGGAAACACTGGGCTGGGATAATATTGATTCCATTTTACTGGATAATCTTGGGTGGAAAGAAGTTGTTCTTCCGGAGCTGCATGTAAAGTTGATTAAAGTAAAAGGAGCCGATTATACCATACGCCCTGCGGATTATTACGGAAGATATTTTTATTTCTTAGGGCTGAACAGGTTTCTGGCATACATCGCCTCCTCAAAAGAAGCTGTGAAAAGTAAGTCTGCTTCATTTTTCTTCGATATTATCAGGTCTTATGAAAGCTGCAGATCAAAAAAATTAGAATTGAAAATTACAAAAGAAGAACAAAAAGCCGTTAATAATCAGCGTATGAAAATGTTGAAAAAGAAATGGCTGAAGATGTAA
- the aspA gene encoding aspartate ammonia-lyase yields MENFRKESDLLGELNVPLDAYYGVQTQRAIDNFKISGQLLSSYPDFIKGLAFVKKAAAKTNYELGLLDENLYFKIAEACDEIVEGKYHEQFPVDMIQGGAGTSINMNANEVIANIVLEKLGKNKGEYEFCSPNDHINLSQSTNDAYPTAIKMGLLQMNIGLVEKLERIITAFRAKGQEFQDVIKMGRTQLQDAVPMTLGQEFEAYAATLEEDISKLNNNASLFVEVNMGATAIGTGINAPVGYAALCAKNLAQITGFPIVSAPDLVEATPDTGSYVIYSSAMKRLAVKLSKICNDLRLLSSGPRAGLFEINLPPMQPGSSIMPGKVNPVIPEVVNQVCFKVIGNDLTVTFAAEAGQLQLNVMEPVLSHAIMENINFLCNALDTLRDKCVVGITANKEVCLNMVKHSIGIVTALNPYIGYKQSTQIAKEALETGKSVYNLVLEKGILSQEKLDEILDPKNMLKPHNK; encoded by the coding sequence ATGGAAAATTTCAGAAAAGAAAGTGATCTATTAGGCGAACTGAATGTGCCTTTAGATGCTTATTATGGGGTTCAGACACAAAGAGCTATCGACAATTTTAAAATCTCAGGACAGCTTTTGTCTTCGTATCCGGATTTCATAAAAGGGTTGGCTTTTGTAAAAAAAGCAGCCGCAAAAACCAATTATGAATTAGGACTTCTGGACGAAAACCTGTATTTTAAAATAGCAGAAGCGTGTGATGAAATTGTAGAAGGGAAATATCATGAGCAGTTTCCGGTAGATATGATTCAGGGGGGAGCAGGAACTTCTATCAACATGAATGCGAATGAAGTGATCGCCAACATTGTATTGGAAAAATTAGGAAAAAATAAAGGAGAATACGAATTCTGTTCGCCTAATGATCATATCAACCTTTCTCAGTCTACCAATGACGCTTATCCTACAGCTATCAAAATGGGATTGCTTCAGATGAACATTGGGCTGGTAGAAAAATTAGAAAGAATTATCACTGCTTTCCGTGCAAAAGGACAGGAATTTCAGGATGTAATCAAAATGGGACGTACACAACTTCAGGATGCAGTCCCGATGACTTTAGGGCAGGAATTTGAAGCGTATGCAGCCACTTTGGAAGAGGATATCTCCAAGCTGAATAACAATGCCAGCCTTTTTGTGGAAGTAAATATGGGAGCTACTGCCATCGGAACAGGAATAAATGCTCCGGTAGGCTATGCAGCCCTTTGTGCTAAAAACTTAGCTCAGATAACAGGATTTCCGATTGTTTCAGCACCAGACCTGGTGGAAGCTACCCCTGATACGGGATCTTATGTGATCTACTCATCAGCAATGAAACGCCTTGCTGTGAAACTGTCAAAGATCTGTAACGATTTAAGATTACTTTCATCAGGTCCAAGAGCAGGCCTTTTTGAAATTAATCTTCCGCCAATGCAGCCGGGTTCTTCTATTATGCCGGGGAAAGTAAATCCTGTAATTCCGGAAGTGGTTAATCAGGTATGTTTCAAAGTGATTGGAAACGATCTTACGGTAACCTTTGCAGCAGAAGCAGGACAGTTACAGCTGAATGTAATGGAACCGGTGCTTTCTCATGCCATCATGGAAAATATCAACTTCCTTTGCAATGCTTTGGATACACTTCGCGACAAGTGTGTGGTTGGAATTACAGCCAATAAGGAAGTCTGCCTGAATATGGTGAAACACAGCATCGGAATTGTAACGGCATTGAATCCTTACATCGGGTACAAACAGTCTACACAGATTGCAAAAGAAGCTTTGGAAACCGGGAAAAGTGTTTACAATCTTGTTCTGGAAAAAGGAATTCTCTCTCAGGAAAAGCTGGACGAAATTCTTGATCCGAAGAATATGCTGAAACCGCATAACAAATAA
- a CDS encoding N-acetylmuramoyl-L-alanine amidase, with protein sequence MRKTLYIIGLSTFVFSCTSQQNVKKNTYKPKTPITQAKPAVQTKPPVAPKPKVVSDHGVEFFTTNIADPTKNDNTASYGSIVSAKPGGYKVVKTYFPAVAQNFRQRYLILHYTALADDKSISVLTQQAVSAHYLVNNTGDNEIYQLVDENKRAYHAGISAWRNDKNLNDNSIGIEIVNTGYTTDSTGKRTFAPFSDEQVKKVAALVKDIITRYQIQPTNVLGHSDIAPTRKQDPGPMFPWKKLYDEYQVGMWYDEAAKQTYLEPAQADLAARYNESSFIFLIQTSLQKFGYAIDPSGQWDDATKKTIEAFQYHFRPQNYDGIMDAETWAILQALNQKYPVK encoded by the coding sequence ATGCGTAAAACATTATATATCATCGGATTAAGCACATTTGTTTTTTCATGTACTTCTCAGCAAAATGTGAAAAAAAATACTTACAAACCGAAAACCCCAATAACACAGGCGAAACCAGCGGTTCAGACAAAACCTCCGGTTGCTCCAAAACCCAAAGTTGTATCTGATCATGGAGTAGAATTTTTTACGACCAATATAGCAGATCCAACCAAAAATGATAATACGGCGAGTTATGGTTCTATTGTATCTGCAAAACCGGGCGGATATAAAGTGGTAAAAACTTATTTTCCTGCAGTCGCCCAGAATTTCAGACAGCGTTATCTGATATTACATTATACGGCTCTTGCAGATGATAAATCGATCAGTGTTCTTACCCAACAGGCAGTAAGTGCCCATTATCTGGTAAATAATACAGGAGATAACGAGATCTACCAATTGGTAGATGAAAATAAAAGAGCATACCATGCAGGGATAAGTGCATGGAGAAATGACAAAAATCTTAATGATAATTCTATCGGTATTGAAATTGTAAATACAGGATATACTACAGATAGTACCGGTAAAAGAACTTTTGCCCCTTTTAGTGATGAGCAGGTGAAAAAAGTGGCTGCTCTGGTTAAAGATATTATAACAAGATATCAGATCCAGCCAACAAACGTATTGGGGCATTCAGATATTGCTCCTACAAGAAAACAGGATCCGGGACCGATGTTCCCATGGAAAAAGCTCTATGACGAATATCAGGTTGGAATGTGGTATGATGAAGCTGCTAAACAGACTTATCTTGAACCTGCACAAGCCGACCTGGCAGCAAGATATAATGAGTCCAGCTTTATTTTCCTTATTCAGACTTCATTGCAGAAATTCGGATATGCAATTGATCCTAGCGGACAATGGGATGATGCTACCAAGAAAACAATTGAGGCATTCCAGTACCACTTCCGTCCACAGAATTATGACGGAATTATGGATGCTGAAACATGGGCAATACTCCAGGCTTTAAATCAAAAATATCCAGTAAAATAA
- a CDS encoding tetratricopeptide repeat protein, producing the protein MKFFIHIILLSVLLFQTALSGQEISDDSLMKLANREIYNNPDYATSIGKKLLRKENGLEKSIKIYLILSTAGIAKRNFDESLQYILKARELLQKTNDPKIHTSFLIAAAVQYQQMELFSKSLETLDEADEYLTKLPEDSYLRHFETARSYALRGMIYKSQSNPEIALQEFLIAIRNFEKVKEQEKTYFNQSIIYYNIGNCYLNLNQPDNAGTAFMKSMNLARLIKAKSLEAFALKGLAEMNKQKHQNQEALTLLIKAEELGREAGDLTLNEGIYMEMADNYLAMGNPDLYQVYSKKYFETKFKREQSELSSINHAIDVHNMETLKKSEKLASRYDYFMAGMMILGFFILSIFSYFVMKIRKQNRKYQDEIKQLIRD; encoded by the coding sequence ATGAAATTCTTTATCCATATCATTTTACTGAGTGTTTTGCTTTTCCAGACAGCTCTTTCAGGACAGGAAATTTCTGATGATTCCCTGATGAAGCTTGCCAACCGTGAGATTTATAACAATCCGGATTATGCTACCAGTATTGGAAAAAAACTGCTTAGAAAAGAAAACGGACTTGAGAAATCCATTAAAATTTATCTGATTTTGTCCACAGCGGGAATTGCCAAAAGAAACTTTGATGAATCTCTGCAATATATTCTAAAAGCAAGAGAATTGCTTCAGAAAACGAATGACCCTAAAATTCACACCAGTTTTTTGATTGCGGCTGCCGTGCAGTATCAGCAGATGGAACTCTTCAGCAAAAGTCTTGAAACACTGGATGAAGCTGATGAATATCTCACAAAACTTCCGGAAGATTCTTATCTGAGACATTTTGAAACGGCGAGAAGTTATGCATTAAGAGGAATGATTTATAAAAGTCAGTCGAATCCGGAAATAGCTCTTCAGGAATTTTTAATTGCCATCAGAAATTTTGAAAAAGTAAAAGAGCAGGAGAAAACATATTTTAACCAAAGCATCATTTATTACAATATAGGGAACTGTTATCTCAATCTGAACCAGCCCGACAATGCCGGAACAGCTTTTATGAAATCTATGAATCTGGCAAGGTTAATCAAAGCAAAAAGCCTGGAGGCATTTGCTTTAAAGGGCCTTGCGGAGATGAATAAACAAAAACATCAGAATCAGGAAGCTCTTACACTGCTGATAAAAGCTGAAGAACTGGGTAGGGAAGCGGGAGACCTGACTCTTAATGAAGGAATTTATATGGAAATGGCGGATAATTATCTGGCAATGGGAAACCCGGACCTTTATCAGGTGTACAGCAAGAAATATTTTGAAACGAAATTCAAAAGAGAGCAGAGTGAATTAAGCTCTATCAATCACGCTATTGATGTTCATAATATGGAGACTCTGAAAAAAAGTGAAAAGCTAGCCTCCCGATATGATTATTTTATGGCTGGGATGATGATTCTTGGATTTTTTATACTAAGTATCTTTTCCTATTTTGTTATGAAAATCAGAAAGCAGAATAGGAAATATCAGGATGAAATTAAACAGCTTATCAGGGATTAA
- a CDS encoding helix-turn-helix domain-containing protein translates to MIEISVKNSGKMILMVRKMLKSNMVILFFILWCPVFINGQPAPDFSILTDKAFQKLYQNPEECISYSQSLLISDKNIEHKVILRNIISQAYALQGNYVQSVSISNQKEEDDKRGNLSQFIQLFDDYNLADQYQNLGLYGQSKKIIAGILKDPDLLKSQNPKERMVLAKLFQLQAINAGMVRDYESAVLNMDKSDSYLTGTNEENRIIRWENSIFRSTFLLRQNKLEESKKLFYSVIADIEKHGNNAFICAFAYESLSRYYFMKGDYNTAIQKLEKGFSEIENLPYNDLKIIFYELFARNYLALNNDEKYYYYNKLYTDLKAKLDSNKKEGIQYVVKLLETYHNKNLEFQKQNKINQLRIAGSIILVLILIMTAYFLIESARAKDLKKQLVFFEKLKFKEEITGGVAERPIEILKENKAQEKDLSKISKEKEEEILQKLKDWEKSDSYLNKNMSLAILSAQTGINTKYLSEVINNNKGKNFNGYINELRIDHIARLLKTDPAYLNYKVSYLAEYAGFSSHGAFTNVFKSITGMSPNTYIQEIIKNKS, encoded by the coding sequence ATGATAGAAATATCAGTTAAGAACAGTGGGAAAATGATCCTCATGGTAAGAAAAATGCTGAAAAGTAATATGGTAATATTGTTTTTCATTTTGTGGTGCCCGGTTTTTATAAATGGGCAGCCTGCTCCTGATTTCAGTATTTTAACCGATAAAGCATTTCAGAAATTATATCAGAATCCTGAAGAGTGTATCAGCTATTCACAAAGTCTTCTGATCAGTGATAAAAATATAGAACATAAAGTCATTCTCCGGAATATTATTTCCCAGGCTTATGCCTTACAGGGAAACTATGTGCAATCAGTAAGTATTTCCAATCAGAAGGAAGAAGATGATAAAAGAGGGAATCTTTCACAATTCATCCAATTGTTTGATGATTATAATCTGGCAGATCAGTATCAGAATTTAGGATTGTATGGGCAGTCAAAAAAAATCATTGCAGGTATTTTAAAAGATCCGGATCTGTTAAAAAGCCAGAATCCAAAAGAACGTATGGTTCTCGCCAAGTTATTTCAGCTTCAGGCTATCAATGCAGGGATGGTAAGAGACTATGAGTCTGCTGTACTGAATATGGATAAGAGTGATTCTTATCTCACTGGTACAAATGAAGAAAACAGAATTATCAGATGGGAAAATAGCATTTTCAGGTCTACTTTTCTCTTACGTCAGAACAAACTGGAAGAATCAAAAAAATTGTTTTATAGTGTCATTGCGGATATTGAAAAGCATGGAAATAATGCCTTTATCTGTGCATTTGCCTATGAAAGTCTTTCCCGATACTATTTTATGAAAGGAGACTATAATACAGCCATCCAAAAGTTGGAAAAAGGATTCTCTGAAATCGAAAATCTTCCTTATAACGATCTGAAAATTATTTTTTACGAATTGTTTGCCCGCAACTATCTGGCTCTTAATAATGATGAAAAATATTACTACTACAATAAATTATATACCGATCTTAAAGCAAAGCTGGATTCTAACAAAAAAGAAGGGATTCAGTATGTTGTAAAGCTGCTTGAAACGTACCATAATAAAAATCTTGAATTTCAGAAACAAAATAAGATAAACCAGCTTCGGATAGCAGGAAGTATTATTTTAGTTCTTATCCTGATAATGACTGCTTATTTTCTGATTGAATCCGCAAGAGCCAAAGATCTTAAGAAGCAGCTTGTTTTTTTTGAAAAACTGAAATTCAAAGAAGAAATAACAGGAGGAGTAGCTGAAAGACCAATCGAAATTTTAAAAGAAAATAAAGCCCAGGAAAAAGATCTCTCTAAAATTTCAAAAGAAAAAGAAGAAGAAATTCTGCAGAAGCTCAAAGACTGGGAAAAATCTGACAGTTACCTGAACAAGAACATGTCGCTGGCGATCTTATCTGCTCAGACAGGAATAAATACCAAATATTTGTCGGAAGTGATCAATAATAACAAAGGAAAAAATTTTAACGGCTATATTAATGAGCTTAGAATTGATCACATTGCCCGGCTTCTGAAAACAGATCCTGCCTATCTGAATTATAAAGTAAGCTATCTGGCGGAATACGCAGGGTTTTCATCTCACGGAGCATTTACAAATGTGTTTAAATCGATCACGGGGATGTCTCCAAATACCTACATTCAGGAAATTATAAAAAATAAAAGCTGA